Proteins co-encoded in one Prevotella sp. E13-27 genomic window:
- a CDS encoding polyribonucleotide nucleotidyltransferase, which produces MNVITKTLQLADGRTITIETGKVAKQTDGAVMLKMNNTVLLATVCAAKDAVPGTDFMPLQVDYREQYSAAGRFPGGFTKREGKASDNEILTSRLVDRVLRPLFPSNYHAEVFVNVMLLSADGVDQPDALAGFAASAALACSDIPFECPISEVRVARINGEYVIDPTFEQMKQADMDIMVGASAENIMMVEGEMNEVSEQDLLGALKAAMEAIKPMCELQKELSKELGKDVKREYNHEVNDEALRERMNKELYQPAYDITKQALPKQDRADAFEKLLEDFKEKFFAERAELAEDAKGEISDDEYSAMMDRYYHDVERDAMRRCILDEGIRLDGRKTTDIRPIWCEVSALPMPHGSAIFTRGETQSLSTCTLGTKLDEKMVDDVLDKSYQRFLLHYNFPPFCTGEAKAQRGVGRREIGHGHLAWRGLKGQIPADFPYTVRLVSQILESNGSSSMATVCAGTLALMDAGVPMKKPVSGIAMGLIKNPGEDKYAVLSDILGDEDHLGDMDFKTTGTKDGLTATQMDIKCDGLSFDILEKALMQAKAGREHILKCLTDTIAEPRADFKPQVPRIVQIEIPKEFIGAVIGPGGKIIQQMQEDTKTTITIDEEEGVGKVQVSGPDKESIDAALAKIKAIVAIPEVGEIYEGTVRSIMPYGCFVEIMPGKDGLLHISEIDWKRLETVEEAGIKEGDKIKVKLLEIDPKTGKYKLSHRVLIDKPEGYVERPARRERGERPERGERRPRPERGERRPRPEHGDRHQHHDHGQEEYREPQADREPKDFSDALDHMDF; this is translated from the coding sequence ATGAACGTAATTACAAAGACCCTTCAATTGGCTGATGGACGTACCATCACCATTGAGACCGGGAAAGTGGCAAAGCAGACCGATGGTGCTGTCATGCTGAAGATGAACAACACTGTACTTCTGGCCACTGTTTGTGCCGCAAAAGATGCAGTTCCCGGAACAGATTTCATGCCTCTGCAGGTAGATTATCGTGAGCAGTACAGTGCTGCCGGCCGTTTCCCCGGTGGATTCACCAAGCGCGAAGGCAAAGCCTCAGACAATGAAATCCTTACATCGCGACTCGTGGACCGCGTTCTTCGTCCACTCTTCCCCAGTAACTATCACGCAGAAGTTTTTGTCAATGTCATGCTGCTCTCAGCCGACGGCGTTGACCAGCCCGATGCACTGGCTGGATTTGCCGCTTCAGCAGCTTTGGCATGTTCAGATATCCCCTTCGAGTGCCCCATCAGTGAGGTGCGTGTGGCTCGCATAAACGGCGAGTATGTCATCGATCCTACCTTCGAGCAGATGAAGCAGGCCGACATGGACATCATGGTTGGTGCTTCTGCTGAGAACATCATGATGGTGGAAGGTGAGATGAACGAGGTCTCTGAGCAGGACCTGCTCGGTGCCCTGAAGGCTGCCATGGAGGCTATCAAGCCTATGTGCGAACTCCAGAAGGAGCTGTCAAAGGAGCTTGGCAAGGACGTTAAGCGTGAGTACAACCACGAGGTTAACGATGAGGCTCTGCGCGAGCGCATGAACAAGGAGCTCTATCAGCCCGCCTACGACATCACAAAGCAGGCTCTGCCAAAGCAGGACCGTGCCGATGCATTCGAGAAGCTTCTCGAGGACTTCAAGGAGAAGTTCTTCGCAGAGCGCGCTGAGCTGGCTGAGGACGCTAAGGGCGAGATTAGCGACGACGAATACAGCGCAATGATGGACCGCTACTACCACGACGTTGAGCGCGACGCTATGCGCCGTTGCATCCTCGACGAGGGCATACGTCTCGATGGTCGTAAGACTACCGACATACGTCCTATCTGGTGCGAGGTGTCTGCTCTGCCAATGCCTCACGGAAGTGCTATCTTCACACGTGGTGAGACACAGAGCCTTTCTACATGTACTCTCGGTACAAAGCTCGACGAGAAGATGGTTGACGATGTGCTCGACAAGAGCTATCAGCGCTTCCTCCTCCACTATAACTTCCCTCCATTCTGCACAGGCGAGGCTAAGGCTCAGCGCGGCGTAGGCCGTCGTGAGATTGGTCACGGCCACCTGGCATGGCGCGGATTGAAGGGTCAGATTCCTGCTGACTTCCCTTACACTGTGCGTCTCGTTAGCCAGATTCTTGAGTCTAACGGCTCTTCATCAATGGCTACCGTTTGTGCCGGCACACTGGCTCTGATGGACGCAGGTGTTCCTATGAAGAAGCCTGTCTCTGGTATCGCAATGGGTCTTATCAAGAACCCTGGCGAGGACAAGTACGCTGTATTGAGCGACATCCTTGGCGACGAGGATCACTTGGGCGACATGGACTTCAAGACCACTGGTACAAAGGACGGTCTGACAGCTACACAGATGGATATCAAGTGCGACGGTCTGTCGTTCGACATCCTTGAGAAGGCTCTCATGCAGGCAAAGGCTGGTCGTGAGCACATCCTGAAGTGCCTCACCGACACCATCGCTGAGCCACGCGCCGACTTCAAGCCACAGGTTCCACGCATCGTACAGATCGAGATTCCTAAGGAGTTCATCGGTGCTGTCATAGGCCCTGGCGGTAAGATCATCCAGCAGATGCAGGAGGACACCAAGACCACTATCACCATCGACGAAGAGGAAGGTGTAGGCAAGGTACAGGTGTCTGGTCCAGACAAGGAGTCTATCGACGCTGCTCTGGCAAAGATCAAGGCTATCGTTGCCATTCCTGAAGTAGGCGAGATCTATGAGGGCACCGTACGCTCTATCATGCCTTACGGATGCTTCGTAGAGATCATGCCTGGCAAGGATGGTCTGCTCCATATCTCTGAGATCGACTGGAAGCGCCTCGAGACCGTTGAGGAGGCTGGCATCAAGGAAGGCGACAAGATTAAGGTTAAGCTCCTTGAGATTGATCCAAAGACTGGCAAGTACAAGCTCTCTCACCGTGTGCTCATCGATAAGCCAGAGGGCTATGTAGAGCGTCCTGCACGCCGCGAGCGTGGTGAACGTCCTGAGCGCGGCGAGCGCCGTCCACGTCCTGAGCGTGGTGAGCGTCGTCCACGTCCTGAGCATGGCGACCGCCATCAGCATCACGACCACGGACAGGAGGAGTATCGTGAGCCACAGGCCGACCGCGAGCCAAAGGACTTCAGCGATGCCCTGGATCACATGGACTTCTAA
- a CDS encoding TlpA disulfide reductase family protein, translating to MRKIILAALCLLTLGACDNNSVKFTVEGTVEGAKDSMLYFEHMALSGMKLLDSVKLSEDGAFCFKADTTAAPEFYRLRIDNQIINISIDSTETVTVKAHYPNMAADYEVEGSDNCEKIRQLSLLQQELLRKAIAIDENRYLAPSVAQDSLTRLINVYKQMVTEQFIYQEPNKTYSYFALFQTLGRWLIFDPQTNYDDLRTFAAVATSWDTFYPGSERAQNLHNIVVEKQTERRKAIARMMNSNNTQITELGIIDLVYDDNHGTPQQLSSLRGKVVLLDFHTFTMKESTQRILMLRDLYNKYHDRGLEIYQIALDQDEHFWRQKTQHLPWICVRDADGESAIKYNVSSLPEFFTIDRNCQLQKRSSQMKDLEEEIKAML from the coding sequence ATGAGAAAAATCATTTTAGCCGCACTCTGTCTGCTGACACTTGGAGCCTGCGACAACAATAGTGTGAAGTTCACTGTGGAAGGCACCGTGGAAGGTGCCAAGGACTCAATGCTCTACTTTGAGCACATGGCCCTGTCGGGCATGAAACTGCTTGACAGCGTTAAGCTTAGCGAAGACGGTGCCTTCTGTTTCAAGGCCGACACCACCGCCGCGCCGGAGTTCTACCGTCTGCGCATAGACAACCAGATCATCAACATCTCAATAGACTCCACGGAGACGGTTACGGTGAAAGCCCACTACCCCAACATGGCAGCCGACTATGAGGTGGAAGGCTCTGACAACTGTGAGAAGATACGTCAGCTGTCGCTGCTTCAGCAGGAGCTGCTGCGCAAGGCGATAGCCATCGACGAGAACCGCTATCTGGCTCCAAGCGTGGCACAGGACTCTCTAACACGCCTCATCAATGTCTATAAGCAGATGGTCACCGAGCAGTTCATCTATCAGGAGCCTAACAAGACCTACTCTTATTTCGCCCTGTTCCAGACACTCGGCCGCTGGCTTATCTTCGACCCTCAGACGAACTATGACGACCTGCGCACCTTTGCCGCCGTTGCCACATCGTGGGACACGTTCTACCCTGGTTCAGAGCGCGCACAGAACCTTCACAACATAGTTGTTGAGAAGCAGACAGAGCGCCGCAAAGCCATTGCCCGCATGATGAACAGCAACAACACACAGATAACAGAGCTGGGCATCATAGACCTTGTGTATGACGACAACCACGGCACGCCTCAGCAGCTCAGCTCGCTGAGGGGAAAGGTGGTATTGCTCGACTTCCACACGTTCACTATGAAAGAGTCAACACAGCGCATACTGATGCTGCGCGACCTCTACAACAAATACCACGACCGCGGACTGGAGATCTATCAGATAGCACTCGACCAGGACGAACACTTCTGGCGCCAGAAGACTCAGCACCTGCCATGGATCTGCGTGCGCGATGCCGATGGAGAGAGCGCAATCAAATATAACGTCTCATCGCTGCCGGAGTTCTTCACCATAGACCGCAACTGTCAGCTGCAGAAACGCAGCAGCCAGATGAAAGACCTGGAAGAGGAGATAAAGGCGATGCTGTGA
- a CDS encoding gluconate 5-dehydrogenase has translation MTNMFSLEGKNAWITGASYGIGFNIAKAFVAAGAKNIIFNDINEAALERGLANYKEAGIDNVKGYVCDVTDENAVKALVEKIHAEVGQIDILVNNAGIIKRIPMHEMKRAEFQQVIDIDLVGPFICSSAVIPEMMERKEGKIINICSMMSELGRETVSAYAAAKGGLKMLTRNICSEYGEYNIQCNGIGPGYIATPQTAPLRERQPDGSRHPFDSFICAKTPAGRWLEPSELGGPAVFLASHASDAVNGHVLYVDGGILAYIGKQPK, from the coding sequence ATGACAAACATGTTTTCACTTGAGGGAAAGAACGCCTGGATTACTGGCGCTTCCTACGGTATCGGTTTCAACATCGCAAAGGCTTTCGTGGCAGCAGGTGCAAAGAACATCATCTTCAACGACATCAATGAGGCTGCTCTTGAGCGCGGTCTGGCTAACTATAAAGAGGCTGGCATAGACAACGTGAAGGGCTACGTGTGCGACGTTACCGACGAGAATGCTGTAAAGGCTCTTGTAGAGAAGATTCACGCTGAGGTAGGTCAGATTGACATCCTGGTCAACAATGCCGGTATCATCAAGCGCATTCCAATGCACGAGATGAAGCGTGCCGAGTTCCAGCAGGTCATCGACATTGACCTCGTTGGTCCGTTCATCTGCTCTTCAGCTGTCATCCCCGAGATGATGGAGCGCAAGGAAGGTAAGATCATCAACATCTGCTCAATGATGTCTGAGCTCGGCCGTGAGACAGTAAGTGCTTACGCTGCTGCGAAGGGCGGCCTGAAGATGCTCACACGTAACATCTGCTCAGAGTATGGCGAGTATAACATCCAGTGCAACGGCATTGGCCCGGGCTACATCGCAACACCTCAGACGGCTCCTCTGCGCGAGCGTCAGCCCGACGGCAGCCGCCATCCGTTTGACTCATTTATCTGTGCCAAGACTCCTGCCGGACGCTGGCTCGAGCCTTCTGAGCTTGGTGGTCCCGCTGTGTTCCTGGCATCACACGCCTCTGACGCTGTAAACGGCCACGTGCTTTACGTTGACGGCGGTATTCTGGCTTACATCGGAAAGCAGCCGAAGTAA
- a CDS encoding acyltransferase family protein, whose amino-acid sequence MRERLSWIDMLRGFSMLAILWWHTDMYYTELPLVAYEYYVGDVLAVFFFLSGYLFYSDKPLDVRHRLWSIFRWLVVPYFVFTSVIALPKALAHDAFEGVMPLVIVIVSGNASWFVAALILAELLFVAVLRLSQRSLLAVCVLAIFSLTFAMTIGMTGFPYYNQLNLWHVNEAALGVFLMALGYVFHRWQEVAEKWLKSPVAILLLIAAFVGMKIEIWFSGAQLIFCPIVVSDRQLFIADLLVAVAFLVALFLRLSQSPLFMRTRLSKAMTWVGRHSIVYYFICGGVPLVTARLLSVAGLPFVADSSAISFAAFWQMPLAFLLVCLFSTAIVWAVYRFTRIVK is encoded by the coding sequence ATGAGAGAAAGACTATCCTGGATTGACATGTTGCGTGGTTTTTCCATGCTTGCCATACTGTGGTGGCACACCGACATGTACTATACTGAGCTACCGCTCGTCGCCTATGAGTATTATGTGGGCGACGTGCTGGCAGTGTTCTTCTTTCTCTCAGGCTATCTGTTCTATAGTGACAAACCACTTGACGTGCGCCATAGGCTGTGGAGCATCTTCCGCTGGCTTGTCGTTCCCTACTTCGTATTTACTTCGGTCATAGCCCTGCCAAAAGCATTGGCACACGACGCCTTTGAGGGCGTCATGCCCCTTGTCATTGTCATCGTGAGTGGCAACGCGTCGTGGTTCGTGGCCGCCCTTATATTGGCAGAGCTGCTCTTCGTAGCGGTGTTGAGGCTTAGCCAGCGTTCTCTTCTTGCTGTTTGTGTCTTGGCAATCTTCTCGCTTACCTTTGCCATGACCATCGGCATGACAGGCTTTCCATATTATAACCAGTTGAACCTGTGGCACGTTAATGAAGCCGCTCTGGGCGTTTTTCTCATGGCGCTTGGGTATGTGTTCCATCGCTGGCAGGAAGTGGCTGAGAAGTGGCTGAAAAGCCCTGTGGCGATTCTTCTGTTGATAGCAGCATTTGTTGGCATGAAGATAGAGATATGGTTCAGCGGTGCTCAGCTCATATTCTGTCCGATAGTTGTCTCTGACCGGCAGCTGTTCATTGCCGACCTCCTTGTGGCTGTGGCATTTCTTGTGGCGCTGTTCTTACGGTTGTCGCAGTCGCCATTGTTCATGCGCACTCGTCTTTCCAAGGCCATGACGTGGGTGGGCCGTCATTCCATAGTCTATTATTTTATTTGTGGCGGTGTGCCGTTAGTCACAGCCCGTCTGCTTTCTGTTGCAGGCCTGCCTTTTGTTGCCGATTCTTCAGCCATCTCCTTCGCCGCATTCTGGCAAATGCCGCTTGCCTTCCTCCTTGTATGCCTGTTCTCCACCGCCATCGTCTGGGCCGTCTATCGGTTCACAAGGATTGTGAAATAG
- a CDS encoding tetratricopeptide repeat protein produces MLKRSLLPIIILLAFISCGEKRYPSELVMADSAYMRGDYKRADSLLDVYIVNSSVNNDEDSYAYSRLLCLCKKFVRSGITGSDLPLADSLSSYFKNRGAIRKYGLSCIFLGNAFQNGEDYPSAMECYLTSRQISMELNDSVMLGWVEKAIGNLYFDQRMLDKCIPYYQHCYEIAHAMKDTLRMAQTSYKMAFVSTIKNDADSAIYFYEKAIDLGQNSQLASLILPAAKQQISDIYIQIEEYGNALKYMSRDSMNSANWGYFHYGQHHLDSAAFYFKEVYENEKLRGRADMLFMLSAIEEEKGNVVNAIDYLHRYVSTLDSLQAQTRTEETMRVQAQFNYNNINTKLQKTVHENEKLTNTLIIILFVIIVLSLISLIVFKEYHHKKSSELERERLFRMEEQRKYMQSVDRIEENNKRIAVLEKQLSEALDNHDLNAIERIKLDKAWLYSENESIQKIQERNIALRNLLLNSNVYCNITRSKDNCDIRMSDNDWKELERLIDDVYDGFTSRLLTICNLSEIELRTCYLIKVGVPLKNIAQILCLSLQGVSMTRSRLYEKILKKKGSAPEFDNFIKNF; encoded by the coding sequence ATGTTGAAACGCAGTCTATTACCTATTATTATATTATTAGCATTTATCTCGTGTGGAGAAAAGCGTTATCCGTCAGAATTAGTCATGGCAGATAGTGCCTATATGCGTGGTGACTATAAACGTGCAGACAGTCTGTTGGACGTCTATATTGTGAATTCTTCTGTAAATAACGACGAAGATTCTTATGCATATTCGCGTCTGCTGTGCCTTTGTAAAAAATTTGTTAGGTCGGGAATAACAGGTAGTGATTTGCCATTAGCGGACTCCCTCAGTTCGTATTTCAAAAACCGTGGTGCTATACGGAAATATGGTTTATCCTGCATTTTTCTTGGAAATGCATTCCAAAATGGTGAGGACTATCCGTCGGCAATGGAATGTTATTTGACATCAAGGCAGATTTCTATGGAACTAAACGATAGCGTTATGTTAGGATGGGTAGAGAAAGCTATAGGTAATCTCTATTTTGATCAACGAATGTTAGATAAGTGTATTCCGTATTATCAGCATTGCTATGAAATCGCTCATGCGATGAAAGATACACTTCGTATGGCCCAGACTTCTTATAAGATGGCTTTTGTTAGTACGATAAAGAACGATGCTGATAGTGCTATATATTTTTATGAAAAGGCGATTGACCTTGGACAAAATTCGCAACTTGCAAGCCTAATATTGCCTGCTGCCAAGCAGCAAATAAGTGATATTTATATACAGATTGAGGAATATGGCAATGCACTTAAATATATGTCACGCGACTCTATGAATAGTGCTAATTGGGGCTATTTCCATTATGGTCAGCATCATTTGGATTCAGCTGCGTTCTATTTTAAAGAAGTCTATGAAAACGAGAAGTTGCGTGGACGTGCAGATATGCTATTTATGCTTAGCGCTATTGAAGAGGAAAAGGGTAACGTTGTCAATGCTATAGATTACTTGCATAGGTATGTCTCTACATTGGATTCTTTGCAAGCTCAAACACGAACTGAAGAAACTATGCGCGTACAGGCTCAATTTAATTATAACAACATTAATACAAAGTTACAAAAGACTGTTCATGAAAATGAAAAGTTGACAAATACGCTAATTATAATTCTATTTGTAATAATTGTATTGTCGTTGATTTCTTTAATTGTTTTTAAAGAATATCATCATAAGAAATCAAGCGAACTGGAACGTGAGCGGCTGTTTCGTATGGAGGAGCAGAGAAAATATATGCAGAGCGTTGATAGAATAGAAGAGAACAATAAACGTATTGCCGTATTAGAAAAGCAGTTGTCTGAAGCACTTGATAATCATGACTTAAATGCAATAGAACGTATAAAGCTTGATAAAGCATGGTTATATTCCGAGAATGAGTCTATTCAGAAAATACAGGAGCGAAATATAGCACTTCGAAATCTTCTTTTGAATTCCAATGTATATTGTAATATCACGAGAAGCAAAGATAATTGTGATATTCGAATGAGTGATAATGACTGGAAAGAATTAGAACGTCTTATAGATGATGTGTATGATGGTTTTACAAGTCGTCTGTTAACTATTTGCAATCTAAGTGAGATAGAATTGCGGACGTGCTATCTAATAAAGGTTGGTGTTCCTTTGAAAAATATTGCACAAATCCTGTGTTTGTCGTTACAAGGAGTTAGTATGACTCGTTCACGTCTTTATGAGAAGATACTGAAAAAGAAAGGTAGTGCCCCAGAATTTGATAACTTTATAAAGAACTTCTAA